The DNA segment GATACGGAGCTTCTTGATGGCTTCGTTCCTCACTTTGTCGGTACCGGGTGTGTGGATGCCGCCCGGCATGACGGCGTTTACGCGAAAGCCTTTTTCGCCGTATTCCCGGGCGAGTGCTCTTGTCATGGCGACGAGCCCGATTTTGCTGACGCCGTAGT comes from the Aigarchaeota archaeon genome and includes:
- a CDS encoding SDR family oxidoreductase; amino-acid sequence: YGVSKIGLVAMTRALAREYGEKGFRVNAVMPGGIHTPGTDKVRNEAIKKLRIGFFITGLQFISRVPLKRLGEPDEVAKVVLFLATDMASYVNGAVITVDGGFLTD